From a region of the Besnoitia besnoiti strain Bb-Ger1 chromosome Unknown contig00072, whole genome shotgun sequence genome:
- a CDS encoding uncharacterized protein (encoded by transcript BESB_075750), producing the protein MTFTLVVAFLMLVCTEYLGLSLYINDNAFGNGLFILTGIHFSHVIVGAILVFFTQSIYSSLVTYMPTSSIMLSKSKGHAIPIR; encoded by the coding sequence atgacattcactttggtagtcgccttcttaatgttagtctgtacggaatacttaggactatctctttatattaatgataatgcatttggtaatggacttttcatcttaactggtatacattttagccatgttattgttggagctatccttgtattcttcactcaaagtatctatagttctttagttacttacatgcctacaagctctataatgctaagcaaatctaaag